In the genome of Phacochoerus africanus isolate WHEZ1 chromosome 10, ROS_Pafr_v1, whole genome shotgun sequence, one region contains:
- the AP1AR gene encoding AP-1 complex-associated regulatory protein isoform X2, which produces MGNCCWTQCFGLLRREAGRLQRVGGGGGSKYFRTCSRGEHLTIEFENLVESDEGESPGSSHRPLTEEEIVDLREKHYDSIVEKQKDLDMKIQKEQERQRVVQRYHPSNNGEYQSSGPEDDFESCLRNIKSQYEVFRSSRLSSDATVLTPNTESSCDLMTKTKSTSGNDDSTSLDLEWEDEEGMNRMLPMRERSKTEEDILRAALKYSSKKTGSNPTSASDDSNGLEWENDFVSAEMDDNGNSEYSGFVNPVLELSDSGLKQYDTDQQKR; this is translated from the exons GTCCAAGTATTTTAGAACATGCTCAAGAGGTGAGCACTTAACTATAGAG tttgaGAATCTAGTAGAAAGCGATGAA GGAGAAAGCCCAGGAAGCAGCCATAG GCCTCTTACTGAAGAAGAAATTGTTGACCTAAGAGAGAAGCATTATGATTCTATtgttgaaaaacagaaagatcTTGATATGAAAATCCAAAAGGAG CAAGAAAGACAGAGAGTTGTGCAGCGATACCATCCTTCAAACAATGGAGAATATCAAAG TTCAGGACCAGAAGATGACTTTGAATCTTGTTTGAGAAATATAAAGTCACAATATGAAGTTTTCCGAAGTAGTA GACTCTCATCAGATGCCACAGTTTTGACACCAAATACAGAAAGCAGTTGTGATTTAATGACCAAAACTAAATCAACTAGTGGAAATGATGACAGTACATCTTTAGATCTAGAATGGGAAGATGAAGAAG GAATGAATAGAATGCTACCCATGAGAGAACGGTCCAAAACAGAGGAAGACATTCTCCGGGCAGCACTGAAGTACAGCAGCAAGAAGACTGGAAGTAATCCTACGTCAGCCTCTGATGATTCCAATGGGCTGGAGTGGGAAAATGACTTTGTTAGTGCCGAAATGGATGATAATGGCAATTCCGAGTATTCGGGATTTGTAAATCCTGTGTTAGAACTGTCTGATTCTGGCCTAAAGCAATATGACACAGATCAACAAAAACGATAG
- the AP1AR gene encoding AP-1 complex-associated regulatory protein isoform X1 yields MGNCCWTQCFGLLRREAGRLQRVGGGGGSKYFRTCSRGEHLTIEFENLVESDEGESPGSSHRPLTEEEIVDLREKHYDSIVEKQKDLDMKIQKELALQEEKLRLEEEALYAAQREAARAAKQRKLLEQERQRVVQRYHPSNNGEYQSSGPEDDFESCLRNIKSQYEVFRSSRLSSDATVLTPNTESSCDLMTKTKSTSGNDDSTSLDLEWEDEEGMNRMLPMRERSKTEEDILRAALKYSSKKTGSNPTSASDDSNGLEWENDFVSAEMDDNGNSEYSGFVNPVLELSDSGLKQYDTDQQKR; encoded by the exons GTCCAAGTATTTTAGAACATGCTCAAGAGGTGAGCACTTAACTATAGAG tttgaGAATCTAGTAGAAAGCGATGAA GGAGAAAGCCCAGGAAGCAGCCATAG GCCTCTTACTGAAGAAGAAATTGTTGACCTAAGAGAGAAGCATTATGATTCTATtgttgaaaaacagaaagatcTTGATATGAAAATCCAAAAGGAG TTAGCCTTACAAGAAGAGAAGTTAAGACTAGAAGAAGAAGCTTTATACGCTGCACAGCGTGAAGCAGCCAGGGCAGCAAAGCAGCGAAAGCTCTTGGAG CAAGAAAGACAGAGAGTTGTGCAGCGATACCATCCTTCAAACAATGGAGAATATCAAAG TTCAGGACCAGAAGATGACTTTGAATCTTGTTTGAGAAATATAAAGTCACAATATGAAGTTTTCCGAAGTAGTA GACTCTCATCAGATGCCACAGTTTTGACACCAAATACAGAAAGCAGTTGTGATTTAATGACCAAAACTAAATCAACTAGTGGAAATGATGACAGTACATCTTTAGATCTAGAATGGGAAGATGAAGAAG GAATGAATAGAATGCTACCCATGAGAGAACGGTCCAAAACAGAGGAAGACATTCTCCGGGCAGCACTGAAGTACAGCAGCAAGAAGACTGGAAGTAATCCTACGTCAGCCTCTGATGATTCCAATGGGCTGGAGTGGGAAAATGACTTTGTTAGTGCCGAAATGGATGATAATGGCAATTCCGAGTATTCGGGATTTGTAAATCCTGTGTTAGAACTGTCTGATTCTGGCCTAAAGCAATATGACACAGATCAACAAAAACGATAG